The Candidatus Paceibacterota bacterium region AGACGGGCATCAAGCCTCCGGACGAGAGGATATCCAAATATTGCTGGACGACGACTTCGGAGACGGCCGATACGGCGACATGGGTCTCGCCGCGGACTTCGTCGACGGCGATGACGTCGTATTCGAACAATGCCTCCGAAGGCGGGATCGGCACGTTCTCTTCCAAAGCCGATTCGATCGCCGGGCGGATCTCCGCAGGGCTCATCGTCGGTACTTTCAGTTTGAATACGTACGCGTCGCCTTCATGGATGACGACGCGGACCGCGCCGTATCGCTTGTCGTCCGCGAACGATTTAAGCGCCGCGGCCGCTTCGGCGAGAGCCTTATCGCCCTTCTCCTCCTTGGAGCTCATATGGATGCGCGGAAAAGGCAGGATGCCGTACGCTTTCGGCCTGACCTTGCCTTTGGATCGGGAGACTTCGAAATACCGGAGGGTGCCGTCGGTGATATCCACTGACACGTTCGAGAGCACGAGGAGCTTAGGAACCGGAAATGCCCTTTTGATAAAGACTGCGGGTTTCACGCAGAGATTATACTACATTTTCGGAGCTCCTTTCGGGCGCCTGCCGCGCAGCCATTCGACGGCGACGGGTATAAGCGAGACGAGGATGATGCCGAGGATTATGTATTCCAAATAGTTTTCCGCCGGCGGGTATGCGATACCGAGAAAGTAGCCAAAGAGCGTCAAAAGGAGCACCCAAAGCGTGCCGCCGATGATATTGAACGTCACGAACGTGCCGTATCTCATCGTGCCTATACCGGCGACGATCGGAGCGAACGTGCGCACGACCGGGACGAAGCGGGCCAGGACGATAGCCTTGGGGCCATGCTCTTCATAGAACTTGCGCGACCTTTCGACGTGCTTTTTATGGAAAAAGAACGAATCCTCGCGGGAGAAAAGCGCCGGGCCGGTCCTTCGCCCGAATGCGTATCCCACATTGTCGCCGATAACG contains the following coding sequences:
- a CDS encoding VTT domain-containing protein, with the protein product MLQYLEPQHLITAVGLIGIFAVVFAESGLFFGFFLPGDSLLFTAGLFASQGHFSIVWLVIGCALAAVIGDNVGYAFGRRTGPALFSREDSFFFHKKHVERSRKFYEEHGPKAIVLARFVPVVRTFAPIVAGIGTMRYGTFVTFNIIGGTLWVLLLTLFGYFLGIAYPPAENYLEYIILGIILVSLIPVAVEWLRGRRPKGAPKM